A region of Streptomyces halobius DNA encodes the following proteins:
- a CDS encoding TetR family transcriptional regulator has translation MSHTLGVRQAQKQKTRQALLDAALGLLAEQSLSSLGLREVTRVVGIAPTAFYRHFRDMGELGVALVEEALGSLHAMVRAILAEQAAAEERIDRTVAVVERHVREHPAHIRFVARERHGGVRAVRQAIADELDRFAEEAAASLRTEPASEGWSDDDVRMLAELYVDRLVTTAAAVLDAEDGPPGEAERVVRVARRQLRLISIGQRYWREAGGE, from the coding sequence ATGAGTCACACCCTTGGAGTCCGGCAGGCCCAGAAGCAGAAAACCCGCCAGGCGCTGCTCGACGCGGCGCTCGGCCTGTTGGCGGAGCAGAGCCTGAGCAGCCTCGGACTGCGGGAGGTGACGCGGGTGGTCGGCATCGCCCCGACCGCGTTCTACCGGCACTTCCGGGACATGGGTGAGCTGGGCGTCGCCCTCGTCGAGGAGGCGCTGGGAAGTCTGCATGCGATGGTGCGCGCGATCCTCGCCGAACAGGCCGCGGCCGAGGAGCGGATCGACCGTACCGTCGCGGTTGTTGAGCGGCATGTGCGCGAACATCCCGCGCACATACGGTTCGTGGCGCGCGAACGGCACGGCGGGGTACGGGCCGTACGTCAGGCCATCGCGGATGAGCTGGACCGGTTCGCCGAGGAGGCGGCGGCGTCGCTCAGGACCGAGCCGGCGTCGGAGGGTTGGAGTGATGACGATGTGCGAATGCTGGCGGAGCTGTATGTGGACCGCCTGGTGACGACGGCCGCGGCGGTGCTCGACGCCGAGGACGGCCCTCCGGGCGAGGCCGAGCGGGTGGTACGGGTGGCCCGGCGCCAGCTGCGGCTGATCAGCATCGGGCAGCGGTATTGGCGGGAGGCCGGGGGCGAGTAG
- a CDS encoding MarR family winged helix-turn-helix transcriptional regulator, which translates to MRNEPAAEPRWLSDEEQYAWQCYLHATTLLEDHLDRQLQRDAGMPHIYYGLLVQLSRAPRRRMRMTELAQNAKITRSRLSHAVARLEKNGWVRREDCPSDRRGQNAFLTDEGMRVLEKAAPGHVAAVRGAIFDRLSPEQVGQLAEICRVVADGLQPNGADLPWLR; encoded by the coding sequence ATGAGGAACGAACCCGCAGCCGAGCCGCGCTGGCTCAGCGACGAGGAGCAATACGCCTGGCAGTGCTACCTCCACGCCACCACGCTTCTGGAAGACCACCTGGACCGCCAGCTGCAGCGTGACGCCGGGATGCCGCATATCTACTACGGGCTGCTTGTCCAGCTCTCCCGTGCACCGCGGCGTCGGATGCGGATGACCGAGCTGGCCCAGAACGCCAAGATCACCCGCTCCCGCCTGTCGCACGCGGTCGCCCGACTGGAGAAGAACGGCTGGGTACGCCGCGAGGACTGCCCGTCCGACAGGCGCGGTCAGAACGCCTTCCTCACGGACGAGGGAATGCGCGTCCTGGAGAAGGCGGCCCCTGGGCACGTCGCCGCCGTTCGCGGCGCGATCTTCGATCGCCTCTCCCCCGAGCAGGTCGGCCAACTCGCCGAGATCTGCAGGGTGGTGGCCGATGGGCTGCAGCCGAACGGCGCCGACCTCCCCTGGCTCCGCTGA
- a CDS encoding MOSC domain-containing protein codes for MDSASAEPRMIGSITQIWRYPVKSMGGELLSAADVSERGIAGDRLLAVLDVTAGKILSAKKESRLLSASARIRDRDDVRVTLPEHGEFEADDPRLHSALSAWLGRECRLVRPVPGVSAVFEKRDADDENLVKDLTTRPGLFFDTKSTLHVLTTSSLESARRLYPEGDWDVRRFRPNILVETEDEGFPEESWPGTTIALGAASAWVRKATPRCAMTGRAQASLPQDREIHRTLARRHGNVLGVLAHPAGDACLRIGDLVSRQPAAADARVGALLPTDPFRD; via the coding sequence GTGGACAGCGCAAGCGCGGAGCCGCGCATGATCGGCTCGATCACGCAGATCTGGCGCTATCCCGTGAAGTCCATGGGCGGCGAGCTCCTGTCCGCCGCCGACGTGTCCGAGCGGGGCATCGCGGGGGACCGCCTGCTCGCGGTACTCGATGTGACCGCGGGCAAAATCCTGTCCGCGAAGAAGGAGAGCCGGCTCCTGTCGGCCTCGGCGCGCATCCGCGATCGGGACGACGTCCGGGTGACCCTGCCGGAACACGGCGAGTTCGAGGCGGACGACCCCCGTCTGCACAGCGCGCTGTCCGCATGGCTGGGGCGGGAGTGCCGCCTGGTGAGGCCCGTCCCCGGTGTGAGCGCCGTCTTCGAGAAGCGGGACGCCGACGACGAGAACCTCGTCAAGGACCTGACGACCCGGCCGGGCCTGTTCTTCGACACCAAGTCCACACTGCACGTGCTGACCACGTCCAGCCTTGAATCCGCCCGTCGGCTCTACCCGGAGGGCGACTGGGACGTCCGCAGGTTCCGCCCCAACATCCTCGTGGAAACAGAGGACGAGGGGTTCCCCGAGGAGTCATGGCCCGGCACGACCATCGCCCTCGGCGCGGCCTCGGCCTGGGTGCGCAAGGCGACGCCACGCTGCGCCATGACGGGCAGGGCGCAGGCGAGTCTGCCGCAGGACCGGGAGATCCACCGCACGCTGGCGCGCCGACACGGCAACGTCCTCGGTGTCCTGGCACACCCGGCGGGCGACGCCTGCCTGCGCATCGGCGACCTCGTGAGCCGACAGCCCGCTGCCGCGGATGCTCGGGTCGGTGCCTTACTGCCAACGGACCCGTTCCGGGATTGA
- a CDS encoding DUF4190 domain-containing protein codes for MAQMTQTSRVARAHADGMAVASFVLGLLGTLVLNIVLGPCALVLGAVALARRTNRRGRALLGIALGATDLIILAMLVITDGTVSWHVGG; via the coding sequence ATGGCTCAGATGACGCAGACGTCGCGCGTGGCCCGCGCCCACGCCGATGGAATGGCCGTGGCCTCCTTCGTCCTCGGACTGCTGGGCACCCTGGTCCTCAACATCGTTCTGGGCCCCTGCGCACTGGTCCTCGGCGCCGTGGCCCTGGCCCGCCGCACCAACCGCCGCGGCCGCGCCCTCCTGGGCATCGCCCTCGGCGCAACGGACCTGATCATCCTCGCCATGCTCGTCATCACGGACGGCACGGTCAGCTGGCACGTCGGCGGCTGA
- a CDS encoding TetR/AcrR family transcriptional regulator, whose translation MQSQQCQQPQHSHQSPQPRLRADALRNRERIIAAARQAMVEFGAEVPLDEIARRAGVGNATLYRHFADRLELIHHVTLSVMSRTADRAESALAEEADAFHALRRFAHDAVEERIGALCPLLSDDIDPAHPEVLAARERLEAAVEALMGAARDSGRLRTDIAVGDLMVALTQLTRPLPSSGCVDFDRFVHRHLQLFLDGLLAPARSELPGAAATLDDLRRRP comes from the coding sequence CTGCAGTCCCAGCAATGCCAGCAGCCCCAGCATTCCCATCAGTCCCCGCAGCCCCGACTGCGGGCCGATGCCCTGCGCAACCGGGAACGGATCATCGCGGCCGCCCGCCAGGCGATGGTCGAGTTCGGGGCCGAGGTCCCGCTCGACGAAATCGCTCGACGCGCGGGTGTCGGAAATGCGACGCTCTATCGTCACTTCGCGGATCGCCTGGAGCTGATCCACCACGTCACACTCTCCGTCATGTCCCGTACCGCGGACCGCGCGGAGAGCGCCCTTGCCGAGGAGGCCGATGCCTTCCACGCGCTGAGGCGCTTTGCCCACGATGCGGTGGAGGAGAGAATCGGGGCGCTGTGCCCGCTGCTCTCCGACGATATCGATCCGGCGCATCCCGAAGTGCTCGCGGCGCGTGAACGTCTGGAGGCGGCCGTCGAGGCCCTCATGGGGGCCGCGCGCGACAGCGGCCGGCTGCGCACCGACATCGCCGTCGGTGACCTGATGGTCGCGCTCACCCAGCTCACGCGCCCGCTGCCGAGCAGTGGCTGCGTGGACTTCGACAGGTTTGTGCACAGGCATCTGCAGCTGTTCCTGGACGGCCTGCTGGCGCCTGCGCGCTCCGAACTGCCTGGCGCCGCCGCCACGTTGGACGACCTGAGGCGCCGTCCGTGA
- a CDS encoding MFS transporter, whose translation MPETVTTADPRRWKALIFIALAQLMVVLDATIVNIALPSAQADLGISDANRQWVITAYALAFGGLLLFGGRVADLWGRKRTFVTGLVGFAVASALGGAAANEGMLLGARALQGVFGALLAPAALSLLAVTFTEAKERAKAFGIFGAIAGGGGAVGLILGGVLTEYMDWRWTFFVNIPFAAVAATGAVLVIREPAESRNPSRLDIPGVVLATLGLVSLVYGFTRAESDGWLAGPTLALFAVSVVLLLAFVLVESKVKAPLLPLRVVAERNRAGVYSSLGLAIIGMFGLFLFLTYYLQIVKGYTPVVTGLAFLPMIVGMITGSTQIGARLMTRVRPRLLMAPGFVVAALGMLALTRIDLDTSYPALILPAFLLLGLGMGTAFMPAMSLATHGVQPRDAGVASAMVNTSQQVGGAIGTALLNTIAASATSAYAASHAAGAPSRDLLKLQSMVHGYSTAIWWAVGILLLAALIAFTFVNTGREGGGSTPAASSGDGEAKGTAEGEGVSVPVMAH comes from the coding sequence ATGCCTGAAACAGTCACGACCGCCGATCCCCGGCGCTGGAAAGCGCTGATATTCATCGCCCTCGCGCAGCTGATGGTCGTTCTTGACGCGACGATCGTGAACATCGCGCTGCCGTCCGCCCAGGCGGATCTCGGCATCTCCGATGCCAACAGACAGTGGGTCATCACTGCTTACGCCCTGGCCTTCGGTGGTCTGCTGCTCTTCGGCGGACGCGTCGCCGACCTGTGGGGGCGCAAGCGGACCTTCGTCACCGGGCTCGTCGGTTTCGCGGTCGCCTCCGCGCTCGGCGGGGCCGCGGCGAACGAGGGGATGCTGCTGGGCGCGCGTGCGCTGCAGGGTGTCTTCGGTGCGCTGCTGGCGCCGGCCGCGCTGTCGCTGCTCGCGGTGACATTCACCGAGGCCAAGGAGCGCGCCAAGGCGTTCGGCATCTTCGGTGCGATCGCCGGTGGTGGTGGCGCCGTGGGGCTGATCCTCGGCGGTGTGCTGACCGAGTACATGGACTGGCGCTGGACCTTCTTCGTCAACATCCCGTTCGCCGCGGTCGCCGCGACCGGCGCCGTCCTGGTCATCCGTGAGCCCGCGGAGAGCCGTAACCCCTCCCGCCTGGACATTCCCGGCGTCGTCCTGGCCACGCTCGGCCTGGTCTCGCTGGTGTACGGGTTCACCCGCGCCGAGTCCGACGGCTGGCTGGCCGGCCCGACCCTTGCGCTGTTCGCCGTGTCGGTCGTCCTGCTGCTGGCGTTCGTACTGGTCGAGTCCAAGGTGAAGGCCCCGCTGCTGCCGCTGCGCGTGGTCGCCGAGCGGAACCGCGCCGGTGTCTACTCGTCGCTCGGCCTGGCGATCATCGGCATGTTCGGTCTCTTTCTGTTTCTGACCTACTACCTGCAGATCGTGAAGGGCTACACCCCGGTCGTGACCGGTCTGGCCTTCCTCCCGATGATCGTGGGCATGATCACCGGCTCGACGCAGATCGGTGCCCGGCTGATGACGCGTGTCCGGCCGCGGCTGCTGATGGCGCCCGGTTTCGTGGTCGCCGCGCTCGGCATGCTGGCGCTGACCCGGATCGACCTGGACACGTCCTACCCAGCGCTGATCCTGCCCGCGTTCCTGCTGCTGGGCCTCGGTATGGGTACGGCGTTCATGCCGGCCATGTCGCTGGCCACGCACGGCGTCCAGCCGCGCGATGCCGGGGTCGCCTCCGCGATGGTCAACACCTCGCAGCAGGTGGGCGGGGCCATCGGTACGGCCCTGCTGAACACCATCGCGGCCAGCGCCACCAGCGCGTACGCCGCCTCGCACGCGGCCGGCGCCCCCTCGCGGGATCTGCTGAAGCTCCAGTCGATGGTGCACGGCTACAGCACCGCCATCTGGTGGGCGGTCGGCATCCTGCTGCTGGCGGCCCTGATCGCCTTCACCTTCGTCAACACCGGGCGTGAGGGCGGCGGTTCGACGCCTGCCGCGTCGTCCGGTGACGGCGAGGCCAAGGGCACGGCCGAGGGGGAGGGTGTTTCGGTTCCGGTGATGGCGCACTGA
- a CDS encoding helix-turn-helix transcriptional regulator, giving the protein MPRNPRPAADAGGAGRAPLATPEDVAIYLGVPVKTLYQWHYRRTGPNVLKVGRHLRYRWQEVDAWLNAQTSYDLTA; this is encoded by the coding sequence ATGCCCCGAAACCCCCGCCCCGCAGCTGATGCCGGAGGTGCGGGCCGTGCGCCACTGGCCACGCCGGAGGATGTCGCCATCTACCTCGGCGTACCGGTGAAGACCCTCTACCAGTGGCACTACCGCCGCACCGGGCCGAACGTCCTGAAGGTCGGCCGGCACCTGCGCTACCGCTGGCAGGAGGTGGATGCGTGGCTGAACGCCCAGACCTCGTACGACCTCACGGCTTGA
- a CDS encoding putative quinol monooxygenase translates to MIIIAGKLYVDAAARDAYLAGCSKVIEHARAARGCLDFALSADPIEPNRINVHERWETDEDLERFRGVGPDPEQTAQIRDAEVSKYRIAGVEAP, encoded by the coding sequence GTGATCATCATTGCCGGGAAGTTGTACGTGGATGCTGCTGCCCGTGACGCGTACCTGGCCGGATGCTCGAAGGTCATCGAGCATGCCCGGGCCGCCCGCGGGTGCCTTGATTTCGCCCTGTCGGCCGACCCGATCGAGCCGAACCGGATCAATGTGCACGAACGCTGGGAGACGGACGAAGATCTCGAACGCTTCCGTGGTGTGGGCCCGGACCCCGAGCAGACAGCTCAGATCCGCGACGCCGAGGTGAGCAAATACCGGATAGCCGGTGTCGAGGCCCCGTAG
- a CDS encoding diiron oxygenase — protein sequence MKEDAFKITTDETWHAQFTYDTLKQVERRTGVPTHMPETPQFVESLDRIHRRIDPDLRGIDELVFAVVSETLISNMLAEIPRDERLPVSVRELVADHAEDEGKHHAYFSSLLEYVGT from the coding sequence ATGAAGGAGGACGCCTTCAAGATCACCACTGATGAGACATGGCATGCCCAGTTCACCTACGACACGCTCAAGCAGGTGGAGCGGCGTACCGGCGTGCCGACCCATATGCCGGAGACGCCGCAGTTCGTGGAGAGTCTGGACCGCATCCACCGCCGTATCGACCCGGATCTCCGCGGCATCGACGAGCTGGTGTTCGCGGTGGTGAGCGAGACCCTGATCTCCAACATGCTCGCCGAGATCCCGCGTGATGAGCGCCTTCCCGTTTCCGTGCGTGAGCTGGTCGCCGACCATGCCGAGGACGAGGGCAAGCACCACGCCTATTTCAGCAGCCTCCTCGAATACGTTGGCACCTGA
- a CDS encoding M6 family metalloprotease domain-containing protein, translated as MRRSQKISAALAASAVATAAAAATMAMDSPSPPSATRPAVGTPPSGPCALGGIRDNVSESATTPAGYARSYGTVKALTLFIDFPDARAPITPRARFAEFFPAVTDYFRASSYGRLDYRPTPLLKWIRMPRPVSEYGIARGATFDPASPTGYYALAEEIVRAADPSVDFRGFDVINVLATPNAGPAATRTVLSVTFSGGDMGLRTADGVPFRNVSFIWSRQAGKSAFRVLNHENAHSFGLPDLYYAHRRDAPTLVGHWDPMDEDWGPSNDFLGWHKWKLGWLAAHQVRCALRGGRAAEHTLSPAAAPDGTKIVVIPTGTHTAFVVEARTRGPLDPAVCRPGVLVYQVATDIPTGHGPLRVVDATPRSRGCFTRDKYVDAGLTDATFRPGATYTDRESGASVTVLEERPDGTYRVRISPARS; from the coding sequence ATGAGGCGGAGCCAGAAGATATCCGCGGCCCTTGCCGCAAGCGCTGTGGCCACGGCAGCCGCTGCCGCCACCATGGCGATGGACTCGCCGTCTCCCCCCTCGGCCACCCGCCCGGCGGTCGGCACGCCCCCGAGCGGGCCGTGCGCCCTCGGCGGCATCCGGGACAACGTCTCCGAATCCGCGACCACCCCCGCCGGCTACGCCCGCTCATACGGCACCGTGAAGGCACTCACGCTCTTCATCGACTTCCCGGACGCCCGCGCCCCCATCACCCCGCGCGCCCGCTTCGCCGAGTTCTTCCCGGCCGTGACGGACTACTTCCGCGCCAGCTCGTACGGCCGGCTCGACTACCGCCCCACGCCCCTTCTGAAGTGGATACGCATGCCGCGGCCCGTCTCCGAGTACGGCATCGCCCGCGGCGCCACCTTCGACCCGGCCTCCCCCACCGGCTATTACGCCCTCGCCGAGGAGATCGTCCGCGCCGCCGACCCCTCGGTCGACTTCCGCGGGTTCGACGTCATCAACGTCCTGGCCACGCCCAACGCGGGCCCGGCGGCCACCCGTACGGTGCTGTCGGTCACCTTCAGCGGTGGCGACATGGGACTGCGGACCGCGGACGGGGTGCCGTTCCGGAACGTGTCCTTCATCTGGAGCCGGCAGGCCGGGAAGAGCGCCTTTCGCGTTCTCAACCACGAGAACGCCCATTCCTTCGGCCTCCCCGACCTCTATTACGCCCACAGGCGCGACGCCCCGACGCTGGTCGGCCACTGGGATCCGATGGACGAGGACTGGGGGCCGAGCAACGACTTCCTCGGCTGGCACAAGTGGAAGCTCGGCTGGCTCGCCGCCCATCAGGTGCGCTGCGCACTACGGGGCGGGCGGGCCGCCGAACACACCCTCAGCCCGGCCGCCGCACCCGACGGCACCAAGATCGTCGTCATTCCGACCGGCACCCACACCGCCTTCGTCGTCGAGGCCCGCACCCGGGGCCCGCTCGACCCGGCGGTCTGCCGCCCAGGCGTGCTGGTCTACCAGGTCGCCACCGACATCCCCACGGGCCACGGCCCGCTACGCGTCGTGGACGCCACTCCGCGCAGCCGCGGCTGCTTCACCCGGGACAAGTACGTCGACGCGGGACTGACCGACGCCACCTTCCGCCCCGGGGCCACCTACACCGACCGGGAGAGCGGGGCTTCCGTCACCGTCCTGGAGGAGCGGCCGGACGGCACGTACCGGGTGCGCATATCCCCGGCGCGGTCGTGA
- a CDS encoding tyrosine-type recombinase/integrase, translating into MARVWIEDRVGHAAYKRAVAQAKQVGRTPPGRYRVRWYGPDGKPKMKTLARKVDAEAERTRVESRLSDGTYRDPAAARVKFAEVAESWLTAQVHLKRSTRNRYRGVLDVHVIPRWGTTSLDRIHFEDVAEWLAEMLSGQAAGGRKLSPRSVRKAYVVLSRVLGFAIKSRRLAANPAVGVPLPKAVPADHVYLDDMQAEALANAAGAYRVFILLLAYTGLRWGEASALKVGRVDLDACRAHIVEAYVEDNGKLYLDSPKNHERRSVPIPRFLAEELKAHVERRDDGELLFTAPQGGPLRARNFRQRFFVPAVAKAGLDHLKLTPHKLRHTAASLAIASGADVNVVQTMLGHKSATLTLDTYGHLFPDRLDEVSKKMHKRRAKQLAKAKAKLEKAEKKAREAADTVAALEGVAV; encoded by the coding sequence ATGGCGCGCGTCTGGATCGAGGACCGCGTCGGGCACGCGGCGTACAAGCGGGCCGTGGCGCAGGCCAAGCAGGTAGGCCGCACTCCTCCCGGCCGCTACCGCGTGCGCTGGTACGGCCCCGACGGCAAGCCGAAGATGAAGACCCTGGCCCGCAAGGTCGACGCCGAGGCTGAGCGGACGAGGGTGGAGTCCCGCCTCTCCGATGGCACATATCGCGACCCGGCAGCCGCGCGCGTGAAGTTCGCCGAGGTCGCGGAGTCCTGGCTCACTGCGCAGGTTCACCTCAAGCGTTCAACCCGCAACCGCTATCGAGGCGTTCTCGACGTCCACGTGATTCCTCGCTGGGGCACCACGTCACTGGATCGCATCCACTTCGAGGACGTGGCCGAATGGCTGGCGGAGATGCTGTCGGGCCAGGCAGCAGGGGGCAGGAAGCTCAGCCCGCGCTCGGTGCGCAAGGCGTACGTCGTCCTCAGCCGTGTACTCGGCTTCGCGATCAAGTCCCGTCGCCTGGCAGCCAACCCGGCTGTCGGTGTGCCGCTGCCCAAGGCAGTGCCGGCGGATCACGTCTACCTCGACGACATGCAGGCCGAGGCGCTGGCCAACGCCGCCGGGGCGTACCGGGTGTTCATCCTGCTGCTTGCCTACACCGGGCTGCGCTGGGGCGAGGCATCCGCACTGAAGGTGGGCCGCGTCGACCTCGACGCCTGCCGTGCGCACATCGTCGAGGCGTACGTCGAGGACAACGGCAAGCTCTACCTCGACAGCCCCAAGAACCACGAGCGCCGGTCCGTGCCGATCCCACGGTTCCTCGCTGAGGAGCTGAAGGCCCACGTCGAGAGGCGGGATGACGGTGAGCTACTGTTCACCGCTCCTCAGGGCGGGCCACTGCGGGCGCGCAACTTCCGCCAGCGGTTCTTCGTCCCGGCGGTCGCGAAGGCGGGCCTCGACCACCTCAAGCTCACCCCGCACAAGCTGCGGCACACGGCCGCCTCGCTCGCCATCGCCAGCGGCGCGGACGTCAACGTCGTGCAGACCATGCTCGGCCACAAGTCCGCGACCCTGACGCTGGACACCTACGGTCATCTCTTCCCGGACCGGCTCGACGAGGTCTCGAAGAAGATGCACAAGCGCCGCGCCAAGCAACTGGCTAAGGCGAAGGCCAAGCTGGAGAAGGCGGAGAAGAAGGCGCGTGAGGCCGCAGACACGGTGGCTGCCCTGGAGGGCGTTGCAGTGTGA
- a CDS encoding questin oxidase family protein encodes MDTTSGTLDEALERLHTTGPEFHGYLSNHGPMAVEALVRRGQARTVHGWVDHYVTKLEDVPSPQSPVTDANWQQALGDPRRVTDWTTYMAHQVAERPWREVLAEWWPRLLPGIAGAATHPAIRVGHAVRTLLEEGEEGPRIAELAHALGYWAARHTTMPVTVRPTGTASPADALAALPHVADQHVGVLDGLAQLPRTEGWLAAAEAVNAPEAPEAARVQLAALVRAATHRYLDYGHGDAVMLVHSATAPNAVLRTLPALPTELWAPSLGVAWAASAALTSVYTPDEPLPPLRAGKRTPEEVFEEATAHGDEHAIKFTDTALDVASWAPDGDDRALTAALRSQDLIPRVG; translated from the coding sequence ATGGATACGACGAGCGGCACACTCGACGAAGCCCTGGAGCGCCTGCACACCACCGGCCCCGAATTCCACGGCTACCTGAGCAATCACGGCCCGATGGCCGTCGAGGCCCTGGTCCGGCGCGGCCAGGCCCGTACCGTGCACGGCTGGGTCGATCACTACGTCACCAAGCTGGAGGACGTACCGAGCCCGCAGTCCCCCGTCACCGACGCCAACTGGCAGCAGGCGCTGGGCGATCCCCGCCGCGTCACGGACTGGACCACCTATATGGCGCACCAGGTCGCGGAACGGCCCTGGCGCGAGGTGCTGGCCGAGTGGTGGCCACGGCTGCTGCCCGGCATCGCGGGCGCCGCGACCCACCCCGCCATCCGCGTCGGCCACGCCGTCCGCACCCTCCTGGAAGAAGGCGAAGAGGGCCCGCGCATCGCCGAGTTGGCGCACGCCCTCGGCTACTGGGCGGCCCGTCACACCACCATGCCGGTGACCGTCCGGCCGACCGGCACCGCCTCTCCCGCGGATGCGCTGGCTGCCCTCCCGCACGTCGCCGACCAGCACGTAGGCGTCCTGGACGGGCTGGCCCAGCTCCCCCGAACGGAGGGCTGGCTGGCGGCCGCCGAGGCCGTGAACGCCCCCGAGGCCCCGGAGGCCGCCCGCGTCCAGCTGGCCGCGCTCGTACGGGCGGCGACCCACCGCTATCTCGACTACGGCCATGGTGACGCGGTGATGCTCGTCCACTCCGCCACCGCCCCGAACGCCGTACTGCGCACCCTCCCGGCGCTCCCGACCGAGCTGTGGGCGCCGTCTCTCGGCGTGGCCTGGGCGGCGAGCGCCGCGCTCACCTCCGTCTATACGCCGGACGAGCCGCTGCCGCCGCTGCGCGCCGGGAAGCGCACCCCGGAGGAGGTCTTCGAAGAGGCCACGGCACACGGCGACGAACATGCGATCAAGTTCACCGACACGGCGCTGGACGTGGCCTCCTGGGCCCCGGACGGCGATGACCGCGCCCTGACCGCCGCCCTCCGCTCCCAGGACCTGATTCCCCGGGTGGGATGA
- a CDS encoding helix-turn-helix domain-containing protein, producing the protein MATRPIEIGPAGIRTARNIERLRLLHGLTQHRLAERCAALGRPMTNTTLSRTERARRRCDVDDLVAIAAALGVSPVALLQPLPAQEDSAASKPNSVRKEG; encoded by the coding sequence ATGGCTACCCGACCCATAGAAATAGGCCCCGCCGGAATTCGGACCGCGCGCAATATCGAGCGCCTGCGTCTGCTGCACGGACTCACCCAGCACCGCCTCGCTGAGCGCTGCGCCGCCCTCGGCCGCCCGATGACCAACACCACCCTCAGCCGCACCGAACGTGCCCGCCGCCGCTGCGACGTCGATGACCTCGTTGCCATCGCGGCCGCCCTCGGTGTCTCACCTGTCGCCCTGCTCCAGCCACTACCTGCCCAAGAGGACTCTGCGGCGAGCAAGCCCAACTCCGTTCGGAAGGAGGGCTGA